One part of the Clostridium thermosuccinogenes genome encodes these proteins:
- a CDS encoding transglutaminase domain-containing protein: MHKKILCAILAFCLFISSLPVMTSASANADRDLHLVTSYCPDNYLDLRIKGEKLIVTGVLSTGFDSPFWAKMGVSSKNSFYTDEAEYVNITPGKTFSTEISLSSVTEPVSFVVYTNSERYGTYWSYIWHSIYIEPDGAGGYRFQTSPVLENNLEKESYWINPGRYLGSKSSQSNSADYLTGYLNNNLDEETSKKIQALSDEIVQGAKSEYEKVFLLYKWVVENIYYDYDAYYGTSSINTSVSSILDNRRSVCEGYANMLQALIQAQGIPCIKVSTYSLGISTTGKWTDSYIATNSSNHAHNEAFVDGRWIAMDATWDSNNRYENGKYEKRDANCYLYFDITPEVLASDHKIISRPKASEEDTPSSWAQKEVFSAICEGLVPAALQGSYRESITREEFCTLIMNMLCRKNDMNLHEYLKSKKIKLNPNTFTDTSNEYILAANALGIVSGRGNKLFDPRAHITRQEAAAMLARAAKAAGIISPNSEAVFFVDSDKFGSWAADSIAFITALSGSSGTRVMGGTGNNRFSPLDTYTREQSIMSVLRLYECM, translated from the coding sequence ATGCATAAAAAAATACTGTGTGCGATATTGGCATTCTGCTTGTTTATATCTTCCCTACCCGTCATGACATCAGCTTCGGCAAATGCTGACAGGGACTTGCACTTGGTCACATCCTATTGTCCCGACAATTACCTGGATCTGAGAATCAAAGGCGAAAAACTCATCGTCACAGGTGTACTGTCAACAGGATTCGATTCCCCGTTCTGGGCAAAAATGGGAGTTAGTTCCAAAAATTCATTTTATACTGATGAAGCAGAGTATGTAAATATTACACCTGGTAAAACCTTTTCCACAGAAATCTCACTCAGTTCGGTCACAGAACCTGTAAGTTTTGTTGTTTATACAAACAGTGAAAGGTATGGTACATATTGGAGTTATATCTGGCACAGCATCTATATAGAACCGGATGGTGCCGGAGGATATAGGTTTCAGACCTCACCCGTTCTGGAAAACAATCTGGAGAAAGAGAGCTATTGGATCAACCCTGGCAGATACCTTGGCAGCAAGAGCAGCCAGAGCAACTCTGCCGACTATCTTACCGGCTATCTTAACAACAATCTCGATGAAGAGACATCCAAAAAGATCCAAGCCCTTTCGGATGAAATTGTCCAGGGTGCAAAAAGCGAGTATGAAAAAGTCTTTTTGCTCTATAAGTGGGTTGTAGAAAACATATATTACGATTATGACGCGTATTACGGGACTTCTTCCATAAACACTTCAGTTTCCAGCATACTGGATAATCGCCGTTCCGTATGCGAGGGGTATGCCAATATGCTGCAAGCTTTGATCCAAGCCCAGGGAATACCATGCATCAAGGTTAGCACTTATTCCTTAGGTATAAGCACGACCGGTAAATGGACCGACAGTTATATTGCCACCAACAGTTCAAATCATGCGCATAACGAGGCTTTTGTGGACGGCAGATGGATCGCTATGGATGCAACGTGGGATTCCAACAATAGGTATGAGAATGGCAAATATGAAAAAAGGGATGCAAATTGCTACCTCTATTTCGACATTACGCCGGAAGTCCTTGCCAGTGACCATAAGATTATTTCCCGCCCCAAAGCCTCCGAAGAAGATACTCCCAGCTCCTGGGCCCAGAAAGAAGTCTTTTCCGCTATCTGTGAAGGTTTGGTGCCTGCAGCGCTGCAGGGTAGCTATCGTGAAAGCATCACTCGAGAAGAGTTTTGCACTCTCATCATGAACATGCTTTGCAGAAAAAATGATATGAATCTGCATGAATATCTCAAATCGAAAAAAATCAAGCTGAATCCCAACACCTTTACTGATACCTCCAATGAATACATCCTGGCAGCTAATGCGCTTGGTATCGTAAGCGGCCGGGGGAACAAGCTGTTCGACCCGAGGGCGCATATCACAAGGCAAGAAGCTGCTGCCATGCTTGCCCGTGCAGCAAAGGCCGCAGGTATTATATCTCCCAATAGTGAGGCTGTTTTCTTTGTCGATAGTGATAAGTTTGGTTCATGGGCTGCAGATTCCATAGCATTCATCACTGCACTGTCCGGCAGCTCCGGCACTCGGGTTATGGGTGGAACAGGAAACAACAGATTTTCTCCTTTAGACACCTATACCCGGGAACAGTCCATTATGTCGGTCTTACGCCTGTATGAGTGCATGTGA
- a CDS encoding pyridoxamine 5'-phosphate oxidase family protein produces the protein MSKFENAMKLMEERCGNDKEVVIALATISLTPNAAGNPRPAVRMVCAYYEDGVFYVSTDAKKNKMLQIEKNNEVAVAGLDWFAFHGKAENLGWVKDEKNAEIRAKFKKIFDWFDEVGDEDNPDSIVLRITLTEGTIIDNERKFGEQMYEVDFINKTAK, from the coding sequence ATGAGCAAGTTTGAAAATGCGATGAAACTTATGGAGGAACGCTGTGGAAATGATAAGGAAGTAGTTATTGCCCTTGCGACAATATCACTGACACCCAACGCAGCAGGAAATCCACGTCCTGCTGTCCGTATGGTTTGTGCTTATTATGAAGACGGCGTATTTTATGTTTCTACGGACGCAAAGAAGAATAAAATGTTGCAAATTGAGAAAAACAACGAGGTTGCTGTCGCTGGTCTGGATTGGTTCGCTTTCCACGGCAAGGCCGAGAATCTCGGTTGGGTCAAGGATGAGAAGAATGCGGAAATCAGAGCGAAATTTAAAAAAATCTTCGACTGGTTCGATGAAGTGGGCGATGAAGACAACCCCGACTCAATCGTTCTGCGCATAACCCTCACAGAGGGCACTATTATTGACAACGAAAGAAAATTCGGTGAGCAGATGTATGAAGTTGATTTTATCAATAAAACAGCAAAGTAA